In Desulfobulbus oralis, one DNA window encodes the following:
- a CDS encoding HIT family protein, producing MKSLWTPWRMEHVAASAPRATGCLFEPPGEGSSDKAHLLLFRDRLLVVLLNRFPYANGHLLVAPRRHAGDLADLTPEENSALMAMLAFCSQTLRRRFHAEGLNIGLNLGACAGAGIPGHLHFHVVPRWPGDHNFMTVLAELRTIPQHIERSFDVLLPDFQNYRP from the coding sequence ATGAAAAGCTTATGGACACCCTGGCGCATGGAGCACGTGGCGGCTTCGGCTCCGCGTGCAACAGGCTGCCTGTTCGAGCCGCCAGGCGAAGGATCCAGCGACAAGGCGCATCTGCTCTTGTTCCGTGACCGGCTTTTGGTCGTGCTTCTGAACCGCTTTCCCTACGCGAACGGTCACTTGCTCGTGGCCCCACGCCGCCATGCAGGCGATCTTGCCGACCTCACGCCGGAGGAAAACAGTGCGCTCATGGCCATGCTGGCCTTTTGCAGTCAGACGCTTCGACGGCGTTTTCATGCCGAAGGCCTGAACATAGGTCTGAATCTGGGGGCATGTGCGGGCGCGGGCATCCCCGGACATCTGCACTTCCACGTGGTGCCCCGCTGGCCGGGCGATCACAATTTCATGACCGTGCTGGCCGAGCTGCGCACCATTCCCCAGCACATCGAACGCAGCTTTGATGTGCTTCTGCCCGATTTCCAGAACTATCGGCCCTGA
- a CDS encoding (Fe-S)-binding protein, whose protein sequence is MNDNLKITDVSTVKDQMVSIDIKDLPILPLDVKPMPWKPFTDAQKENTACILDEVCALNIPMPKSPAEEEDLVNKFLTGMRKLFSKENNWTCLPMLETSMDNCVQCNSCSEACHLYEMSGKNEMYRPNYRSEILRRIYKQYVKKEPLAKWRYGDMGLNWKTVARLGELSYRCNLCRRCAQVCPIGVDNGLIAREIRKLFSQELGIHPPELHDKGTMLQMRVGSSTGLTPEVIKDTVASFDEDFSELTGVKFTTPFDVQGADVLLIHNAGEVVTWAENVAAFSIIFQEAGLSWTMSSKMLAYDGVNYGLFYDDTQLARIILKHMEAAKELGVKKIVIGECGHATKAMSVIGDRTVPYDMQVPRESCYVTLRDIVMSGKLKLDPSRNFFPVTLHDPCNIVRLMGIVEPQREILRKIAPKFREMPCNGVHNYCCGGGSGFAIMTRNNLEQWRNNISGRKKMWQISEAFKECLGPETKKYICAPCSNCKGQIRDILGVNKLFTKNSLAYGGLVELIVNAMTNVNPFSIWEGCGEMEMVDWATEAREIWEAQQTQEAGNNSEEKK, encoded by the coding sequence ATGAATGATAATTTGAAAATAACCGACGTTTCCACTGTTAAAGACCAGATGGTCAGTATCGACATTAAAGATCTGCCCATTCTGCCGCTTGACGTCAAGCCGATGCCGTGGAAGCCCTTTACAGACGCCCAGAAGGAAAACACCGCCTGCATTCTCGATGAGGTTTGCGCTCTGAACATTCCAATGCCGAAAAGCCCGGCTGAAGAAGAGGATCTGGTGAACAAGTTCCTGACCGGTATGCGCAAGCTCTTCTCCAAGGAAAACAACTGGACCTGCCTGCCCATGCTGGAAACGAGCATGGACAACTGCGTGCAGTGCAATTCCTGCTCGGAAGCCTGCCATCTGTATGAGATGTCGGGCAAAAACGAGATGTACCGGCCGAACTACCGCTCGGAAATCCTGCGCCGCATCTACAAGCAGTACGTCAAGAAAGAACCGCTGGCCAAGTGGCGCTACGGCGATATGGGCCTCAACTGGAAAACCGTGGCCCGCCTGGGTGAACTGTCCTATCGCTGCAACCTGTGCCGCCGCTGCGCGCAGGTCTGCCCGATTGGCGTGGACAACGGCCTCATCGCCCGCGAGATTCGCAAGCTGTTCAGCCAGGAACTTGGTATTCACCCGCCAGAGTTGCACGACAAGGGTACCATGCTCCAGATGAGAGTGGGCTCTTCCACCGGTTTGACCCCCGAAGTGATCAAAGACACGGTGGCCAGCTTTGACGAGGATTTCAGCGAACTCACCGGAGTGAAATTCACGACGCCCTTCGACGTCCAGGGCGCCGACGTTCTCCTGATCCACAATGCCGGAGAAGTCGTGACCTGGGCCGAAAATGTCGCCGCCTTCTCCATCATCTTCCAGGAGGCCGGCCTGTCCTGGACAATGTCCAGCAAGATGCTGGCCTATGACGGTGTCAACTACGGCCTCTTCTATGACGATACCCAGCTCGCCCGTATCATTTTGAAGCACATGGAAGCTGCCAAGGAGCTGGGGGTCAAAAAAATTGTCATCGGCGAATGCGGCCATGCCACCAAGGCCATGAGCGTTATAGGAGATCGCACGGTTCCCTACGACATGCAGGTGCCACGGGAAAGCTGCTATGTCACCCTGCGCGACATCGTCATGTCAGGCAAGCTCAAACTCGACCCGTCCCGCAACTTCTTCCCGGTGACCTTGCACGATCCCTGCAACATCGTTCGACTGATGGGTATTGTGGAGCCGCAGCGTGAAATTCTGCGCAAGATCGCTCCCAAATTCCGGGAAATGCCCTGCAATGGTGTCCACAACTACTGCTGCGGCGGTGGCTCCGGTTTCGCCATCATGACCCGCAACAACCTAGAGCAGTGGCGCAACAACATTTCCGGCCGCAAAAAGATGTGGCAGATCAGCGAGGCCTTCAAGGAATGTCTGGGCCCGGAAACCAAGAAGTATATCTGCGCCCCCTGCTCTAACTGCAAGGGCCAGATTCGTGACATCTTGGGCGTCAACAAGCTCTTTACCAAAAACAGTCTGGCCTATGGCGGCCTGGTGGAGCTGATCGTGAATGCCATGACGAACGTCAACCCCTTCTCCATCTGGGAAGGCTGTGGTGAAATGGAAATGGTGGACTGGGCAACAGAGGCCCGGGAAATCTGGGAAGCCCAGCAGACCCAGGAAGCAGGAAATAACAGCGAAGAAAAGAAGTAA
- a CDS encoding metallophosphoesterase family protein encodes MSIRAGVLSDTHITTVDPVFQKLAARCFADCEIIIHAGDLVDPGILSVFAGKSVYAVHGNTCHASARLALPERRLFKLGRFTIGLAHGAYLQDIEDSLWTAFPEADCIIYGHTHRAVCHREGAKAGQGGVLFLNPGAFKNGSYAILEADDELQATLLHI; translated from the coding sequence ATGAGCATCCGGGCCGGTGTTCTCTCTGATACCCATATCACAACCGTTGATCCGGTTTTCCAAAAACTGGCGGCCCGCTGTTTTGCGGACTGTGAAATCATCATTCACGCGGGCGATCTTGTCGATCCCGGCATTTTGTCGGTTTTTGCCGGCAAAAGCGTGTATGCGGTGCACGGCAACACATGCCATGCCAGCGCCCGTCTCGCTCTGCCCGAGCGCCGGCTGTTCAAACTGGGCCGTTTTACCATCGGTCTGGCCCATGGCGCATATTTGCAGGATATTGAAGACAGCCTGTGGACTGCCTTCCCCGAGGCGGATTGCATCATCTATGGTCATACCCACCGGGCTGTATGTCACAGGGAAGGCGCCAAAGCGGGGCAAGGCGGTGTACTTTTCCTGAACCCCGGCGCCTTCAAAAACGGTTCCTATGCCATTCTGGAAGCGGATGATGAACTCCAGGCCACACTGCTGCACATATGA
- a CDS encoding respiratory nitrate reductase subunit gamma — translation MTALFYLLGYLAFIGFISLAIRRLRTFRKATPLHVRWELYPVPHEGDKAKHGGSYMEEVDWWKKKRHLSHLEDIKGILEEVLFLHATFKHNLKLWACTYPFHLGMYLLMGGTIILIISTLLQIFGIAPDSALITAIGHIINGSALFGSFCIIVGGIALIQRRRHDSGLKRYTTNEHYLNLGSFILFGVLGLLACLFTPSFFDQASTFMHGLLTLTFTPMNNTLFSLHMLVGFALLIMIPMTNMQHLILKYDMYHNIRWEDTPTPFSSRNQKKLMEALQLKVSWSADHIQGNGQKTWVDVATTNPAASETDN, via the coding sequence ATGACAGCACTGTTTTACCTGCTTGGCTATCTGGCTTTTATCGGGTTTATCAGCCTGGCCATCAGGAGACTCAGGACCTTTCGTAAAGCCACCCCCCTGCATGTACGCTGGGAATTGTACCCTGTACCCCACGAAGGCGACAAGGCGAAGCACGGGGGCAGTTATATGGAAGAAGTGGATTGGTGGAAGAAAAAACGCCACCTCAGCCATCTGGAAGACATCAAAGGTATTCTGGAAGAAGTGCTCTTCCTGCATGCCACCTTTAAGCACAATCTCAAACTCTGGGCCTGCACCTATCCCTTCCATCTGGGCATGTACCTGTTGATGGGCGGCACCATTATACTTATCATCTCCACTCTCCTGCAGATCTTTGGTATTGCTCCGGACAGCGCCCTGATAACAGCAATTGGCCATATAATCAATGGCAGTGCGCTTTTTGGCAGTTTCTGCATCATTGTAGGTGGCATTGCCCTGATCCAGCGCCGCCGCCATGATTCTGGTCTGAAACGCTACACAACCAATGAGCACTACTTGAATCTGGGCTCCTTTATCCTGTTTGGTGTTCTGGGTCTCCTGGCCTGCCTTTTCACGCCTTCTTTCTTTGATCAGGCAAGCACTTTTATGCATGGCTTGCTGACCCTGACCTTTACACCAATGAACAATACCCTGTTCAGCCTGCATATGCTCGTAGGTTTTGCTCTATTGATCATGATCCCAATGACCAATATGCAGCACCTGATTTTGAAGTACGACATGTATCATAATATCCGCTGGGAAGATACTCCAACTCCGTTCAGCTCCCGGAATCAGAAGAAGCTGATGGAAGCCCTGCAGCTCAAGGTATCCTGGAGCGCCGATCATATCCAGGGCAATGGCCAGAAAACCTGGGTCGATGTGGCCACAACCAATCCCGCTGCTTCTGAAACGGACAACTAG
- a CDS encoding sulfurtransferase TusA family protein — translation MIKQVSGEISADAVLDARDLSCPMPLLRVKQEIERIKSGQILLVQSTDPGSRNDIPDWCARIGHEYLGERQEINYTTYYIRKG, via the coding sequence ATGATCAAACAGGTATCCGGAGAAATCTCTGCCGACGCTGTTCTGGATGCCCGGGACCTCAGTTGCCCCATGCCGCTTCTGCGCGTAAAACAGGAAATCGAACGCATCAAAAGCGGGCAGATTCTGCTTGTGCAGAGCACTGACCCTGGCTCACGCAACGATATTCCCGACTGGTGTGCCCGTATCGGACACGAATATCTGGGTGAACGTCAGGAAATCAACTACACCACCTACTATATCAGGAAGGGTTGA
- the dnaN gene encoding DNA polymerase III subunit beta, translating into MGLHCIVRCDDLLKAVSAQQNITGKKGSMAILSNLLLETDDNHLICTGTDLEIGLKQIIAAEIIEAGKITLPAKKLFELARESGGNDIVLKEQDNAWVEIEAGSGHYRLAGMQADEFPQFPLYDEKAQIAVKSEIFTEIIDKTYFSIAQDKESIFSLTAALLQKYKEEENTYIKMVTSDGHRLSLCSKKIETNIDILELNSSTLIPRRGIQEIRKFCENIDIINLGIEEKQIVLKDESSILIVRLMKGDFPDFASLLQSISQENIVHINRIRFLEALKRINLFTEDISHAIKISLTQNKIILNSQHTEYGSATDSFEIQYGGEDIDLAFNCRYFIEVIQVMEGDIIKLTVKDEKSPCMITSDQDEGFLCVIMPMKL; encoded by the coding sequence ATGGGATTACACTGCATAGTTCGCTGTGACGATCTTTTGAAGGCGGTCAGCGCTCAACAGAATATTACGGGGAAAAAGGGCAGCATGGCCATTCTCAGTAATCTGCTTTTGGAAACGGATGACAATCACCTGATCTGTACTGGTACTGATTTGGAAATAGGACTAAAGCAAATTATTGCCGCTGAAATTATCGAAGCGGGAAAAATTACGCTTCCGGCGAAAAAACTTTTCGAGCTTGCCCGTGAATCAGGGGGAAATGATATCGTTTTGAAAGAACAGGATAACGCTTGGGTAGAAATAGAAGCCGGTTCAGGGCATTATCGTTTGGCAGGTATGCAAGCAGACGAATTTCCTCAGTTTCCCCTTTATGACGAAAAAGCACAAATTGCTGTAAAAAGTGAAATATTTACAGAAATTATAGATAAAACTTATTTTTCCATAGCACAAGATAAAGAGAGTATCTTTTCTCTTACGGCTGCATTATTACAAAAATATAAAGAAGAAGAAAATACCTATATAAAAATGGTGACAAGTGATGGTCATCGTCTATCTTTATGCAGTAAGAAAATTGAAACTAATATAGATATATTAGAATTAAATTCTTCTACTTTAATACCACGTAGAGGGATACAGGAAATACGTAAATTCTGTGAAAATATTGATATTATTAATTTGGGAATTGAGGAAAAACAAATTGTATTAAAAGACGAAAGCTCTATTTTAATTGTTCGCCTTATGAAAGGCGATTTTCCTGATTTTGCTTCACTATTACAAAGTATATCACAAGAAAATATTGTACATATAAATCGTATCCGTTTTCTAGAAGCATTAAAAAGAATAAACCTTTTTACAGAAGATATTTCTCATGCTATAAAGATAAGCCTAACACAAAACAAGATTATTCTTAATTCACAACATACGGAATACGGATCTGCAACTGATTCGTTTGAAATACAATATGGAGGAGAAGATATTGATCTTGCTTTTAACTGTCGATATTTTATAGAAGTTATACAAGTTATGGAGGGTGATATTATAAAATTAACGGTTAAAGATGAAAAAAGCCCTTGTATGATTACTTCGGATCAGGATGAGGGTTTTCTCTGTGTCATTATGCCAATGAAACTATAA
- a CDS encoding serine hydrolase domain-containing protein, which produces MEKQQDEFLFSLCRQAVLEKVCSGASSFVAFRKKSRWKKLIAACGQTQNGREDQKLDGDTLFDLASLTKPLCTALCVAALVSKKKLDLSTPLASLLCCRDYPVHWQQIRISDLLSHSSGLPAYREYFRQFAPLQQADNQEWLFNLIAREAFEYECRTSCVYSDLGYMVLGRIVEEVAEGSLADFFRATIAGPIGLEEGLAFRPIGAVPAQTRENIAATEHCPWRGRLLVGEVHDEHAWLLGGTAGHAGLFGKAPAVGELCILLADIWHGRQRHPYMDSEVLRLFLDYTSPAGPWALGFDRPSAAHSSSGDCFSQTTVGHLGFTGTSFWIDLQQDKVVVLLTNRVHPSRENNKIRQFRPWFHNCIMRFFFG; this is translated from the coding sequence ATGGAAAAACAGCAAGATGAATTCCTTTTTTCGCTGTGCCGGCAGGCCGTTTTGGAAAAGGTCTGCTCAGGTGCCTCCTCCTTTGTGGCCTTTAGAAAAAAAAGCAGGTGGAAAAAGCTCATTGCAGCCTGCGGCCAGACGCAAAATGGAAGAGAGGACCAGAAGCTTGATGGCGATACTCTTTTCGATTTGGCCTCCCTCACCAAGCCGTTGTGCACGGCACTTTGCGTAGCTGCTCTGGTTAGCAAAAAAAAACTGGATCTCTCAACTCCTCTGGCCAGTCTTTTGTGTTGCCGGGATTATCCGGTCCACTGGCAGCAGATAAGGATTTCAGACCTGCTGAGCCATAGCTCGGGCCTGCCTGCGTACCGTGAGTACTTCAGACAATTTGCGCCGCTACAGCAGGCAGATAACCAGGAATGGCTTTTTAACCTGATAGCTCGGGAGGCCTTTGAATATGAATGCCGGACGAGCTGCGTGTACAGTGATTTGGGTTATATGGTGCTGGGCCGGATAGTCGAAGAGGTAGCCGAGGGCTCGCTTGCCGATTTTTTCAGAGCAACCATAGCAGGCCCCATAGGCTTAGAAGAGGGGCTCGCTTTCCGGCCAATAGGCGCTGTGCCTGCTCAGACAAGGGAGAATATAGCGGCCACGGAGCATTGTCCCTGGCGCGGCCGTTTGCTGGTGGGTGAAGTCCACGATGAACACGCCTGGCTCCTGGGGGGAACGGCCGGGCATGCGGGTCTTTTCGGTAAGGCTCCTGCGGTGGGTGAGTTGTGTATCCTGCTGGCGGATATCTGGCACGGCCGGCAGAGGCACCCGTACATGGACAGTGAAGTTTTGCGCCTTTTTCTGGATTACACCAGTCCTGCCGGGCCCTGGGCCCTGGGTTTTGACCGGCCAAGTGCCGCCCACTCCAGCAGTGGCGACTGTTTTTCCCAAACAACAGTTGGTCATTTGGGTTTTACCGGTACTTCGTTTTGGATTGATTTGCAGCAGGACAAAGTGGTGGTGCTGCTCACCAATCGTGTACATCCCAGCCGGGAAAACAACAAAATCCGGCAATTTCGGCCCTGGTTCCACAACTGCATCATGAGGTTCTTTTTCGGATAG
- the mutS gene encoding DNA mismatch repair protein MutS gives MHSAPTPKITPMLQQYLEMKAQYPDTVLFYRIGDFYEMFLDDAELGSRVMGIALTTRSRDNEAKVPMCGVPYHALSGYLAKMIRAGYRVALCEQVEDPKAAKGIVRREVVRVISPGVTTEDQLLDEKRECFLCALVLGPAKARNRLAGLAFLDVSTGRFLASEVDIAAGHDALLDVLVRMQPAELLQPQEQGEAESSLAEAIRARLAALCLTFRPAALFERACAQATLQEHFHTVNMAGFGCAQFTLALQAAGALLAYVQETQKTGLGHIDRLSPLQPGDFLIIDESSRRNLELTETIVGGRREGSLLDTLDMSATPMGARLFRNWLLFPLKTADAIKARLAAVEELAQRSKLRARLRELLSHITDMERLCSRLTLNQGNARDLNALGLSLARLPEFQSMLADASAPLLSEIFSAFDPLADVHGLIASAIRDDAPPALKEGGMIREGFDAELDRLMRLLRDGKKLILELEGKEREKSGLSKLKVGYNRVFGYYFELSRTQSGQVPDYFIRKQTLANVERYITPELKELEEAITNAQEKRLDLEFALFSRVRGQIASESRRLLAMSAHLATVDVLAALAEAAVRFRYCRPEINEGRSISIKEGRHPVIERNLEPGRFVPNDLHLDHEGSLLHIITGPNMAGKSTVLRQTALIVLMAHLGSFVPADSASICLVDRIFTRVGAMDNLRSGQSTFMVEMNETANILHNATENSLVILDEIGRGTSTYDGLAIAWAVAEELAGKNGLGIKTLFATHYHELVDLAATCPGVRNFSVAVREWNESIIFLHKLVEGGASRSYGIQVASLAGVPAPVIRRASAILKKIERHGQPGDAGSRADPAPRQMSLFPRQESQLDEFLRTLDPDAMTPREALDTLYRIRELVREAK, from the coding sequence ATGCACAGCGCCCCTACCCCCAAAATCACCCCCATGCTCCAGCAGTATCTGGAGATGAAAGCGCAGTATCCGGACACTGTGCTCTTTTATCGGATCGGCGATTTTTACGAGATGTTTCTGGACGACGCCGAGCTGGGCTCCCGGGTTATGGGCATCGCCCTGACGACCCGGAGCCGGGATAACGAGGCCAAAGTGCCCATGTGCGGGGTGCCCTACCATGCCTTGAGCGGCTATCTGGCCAAAATGATCCGCGCAGGCTACCGGGTGGCCCTCTGCGAGCAGGTTGAAGACCCCAAAGCGGCAAAGGGCATTGTCCGGCGGGAGGTGGTGCGGGTGATTTCACCCGGCGTGACCACGGAAGACCAGCTTTTGGACGAAAAGCGGGAATGCTTTCTCTGCGCGCTCGTCCTGGGCCCTGCAAAGGCCAGAAACCGGCTTGCCGGTCTGGCCTTTCTGGATGTGTCCACCGGTCGCTTTCTGGCAAGCGAGGTGGACATTGCCGCCGGTCATGACGCCCTTTTGGATGTCCTGGTCCGCATGCAGCCGGCCGAACTCCTGCAGCCGCAGGAACAGGGCGAAGCGGAAAGCAGCCTCGCGGAGGCCATCAGGGCCAGGCTTGCTGCCCTCTGCCTGACTTTCAGACCGGCCGCCCTGTTCGAGCGGGCCTGTGCGCAGGCCACGCTGCAGGAGCATTTCCACACCGTCAACATGGCAGGTTTCGGCTGCGCGCAGTTCACGCTGGCCCTGCAGGCCGCGGGTGCGCTTCTGGCCTATGTGCAGGAGACCCAGAAGACCGGGCTTGGTCACATCGACAGGCTGAGTCCCCTGCAACCCGGTGATTTCCTGATCATAGACGAATCTTCCCGCCGCAATCTGGAACTGACCGAGACCATTGTGGGCGGCCGGCGGGAGGGCTCGCTCCTGGACACGTTGGATATGAGCGCCACGCCCATGGGCGCGCGGCTCTTCCGCAACTGGCTGCTTTTTCCTTTGAAAACGGCGGATGCCATCAAGGCACGGCTCGCGGCGGTTGAGGAGCTGGCCCAGCGCAGCAAGCTCAGGGCGCGGCTGAGAGAACTGCTCTCCCACATCACCGACATGGAGCGCCTGTGCAGCCGTCTGACCCTGAATCAGGGCAATGCCCGCGATCTGAATGCGCTTGGCCTTTCACTCGCCCGATTGCCGGAATTTCAGTCCATGCTGGCTGATGCCTCCGCCCCGCTTCTTTCGGAGATTTTCAGCGCCTTCGACCCCCTTGCCGATGTGCACGGGCTCATTGCCAGCGCCATCCGGGACGATGCGCCGCCCGCTCTGAAGGAGGGCGGCATGATCAGGGAGGGCTTCGATGCCGAACTCGACCGGCTGATGCGCCTCCTGCGGGACGGTAAAAAGCTCATTCTGGAGCTGGAGGGCAAGGAACGGGAAAAGTCCGGGCTGAGCAAGCTCAAGGTCGGCTACAACCGGGTCTTTGGCTATTATTTCGAGCTGAGCCGCACGCAGTCCGGCCAGGTGCCCGATTATTTCATTCGCAAGCAGACCCTTGCCAATGTGGAGCGCTACATCACACCGGAGCTGAAGGAGCTGGAAGAGGCCATCACGAACGCGCAGGAAAAGCGGCTCGATCTGGAATTTGCGCTCTTTTCCCGCGTGCGCGGGCAGATTGCCTCAGAAAGCCGCCGGCTTCTGGCCATGTCGGCGCACCTGGCCACAGTGGATGTGCTGGCTGCCCTTGCCGAAGCTGCGGTGCGCTTTCGCTACTGCAGGCCCGAGATCAACGAGGGCCGCAGCATCAGTATCAAAGAAGGCCGCCACCCGGTCATCGAGCGCAATCTGGAGCCCGGCCGCTTTGTGCCCAACGACCTGCACCTTGACCATGAAGGCAGCCTGCTGCACATCATCACCGGCCCGAACATGGCGGGCAAGTCGACAGTGCTGCGCCAGACCGCCCTGATTGTGCTCATGGCCCATCTGGGCAGCTTCGTGCCTGCCGACAGTGCGAGCATCTGCCTGGTTGACCGTATTTTCACACGAGTCGGCGCCATGGACAACCTTCGGAGCGGCCAGTCCACCTTTATGGTGGAAATGAACGAGACCGCGAATATTTTGCACAATGCCACGGAAAACAGCCTGGTCATCCTGGACGAAATCGGCCGCGGCACCTCCACCTATGATGGCCTGGCCATTGCCTGGGCCGTGGCCGAAGAGCTGGCCGGCAAAAACGGCCTTGGCATCAAGACGCTTTTTGCCACCCATTACCACGAGCTGGTGGATCTGGCGGCCACCTGCCCGGGGGTGCGTAATTTCTCCGTGGCAGTCCGGGAGTGGAACGAGAGCATCATCTTTCTGCACAAGCTGGTCGAAGGGGGCGCCAGCCGGAGCTACGGCATTCAGGTGGCCTCTCTGGCCGGTGTGCCTGCGCCGGTCATCCGCAGGGCCAGCGCGATTCTGAAAAAAATCGAGCGGCACGGCCAGCCAGGAGATGCAGGTTCCAGGGCGGATCCGGCGCCCCGGCAGATGTCGCTTTTTCCCCGGCAGGAAAGCCAGCTGGACGAGTTTTTGCGCACCTTGGATCCAGACGCCATGACGCCCAGGGAGGCCCTGGATACGCTGTACCGCATCCGGGAACTTGTCAGAGAGGCAAAATAG
- a CDS encoding 5-formyltetrahydrofolate cyclo-ligase: protein MKGQERDKMRVWARGQRDGLDRLDRARASARIGAQACALPEVRAAKSVLLYCAFRSEVATVALAERLLALGKTVCVPLTVPEKKSMLPLVLHDYEALQPGYQGIPEPRWREAALFPALSLDIVILPGLLFDRRGNRLGYGGGYYDRFLSGNAPQALRLGLAFSCQLVDLIPAEPHDMRLDILITEQETIRWPQESGGPATNST from the coding sequence GTGAAGGGGCAAGAGCGGGACAAGATGCGTGTTTGGGCGAGAGGTCAGCGGGATGGGCTGGACCGGCTGGATCGTGCCAGGGCCAGTGCCAGAATCGGTGCGCAGGCATGCGCTCTTCCCGAAGTGCGGGCGGCGAAAAGCGTATTGCTCTACTGTGCCTTTAGAAGCGAAGTGGCGACGGTCGCGCTGGCGGAGCGACTTCTGGCCTTGGGCAAAACGGTATGCGTGCCCCTGACGGTGCCCGAGAAAAAGTCCATGCTGCCTCTTGTGCTGCATGACTATGAGGCACTTCAGCCCGGCTACCAGGGGATTCCAGAGCCCAGGTGGCGTGAGGCGGCCCTCTTTCCGGCGCTCAGTCTGGACATCGTGATCCTGCCCGGCCTGCTTTTTGACCGCAGGGGCAACCGGCTGGGTTATGGCGGCGGCTACTATGACCGTTTTCTCTCCGGCAATGCGCCGCAGGCCCTGCGGCTTGGACTGGCCTTTTCCTGCCAGCTTGTGGATCTCATTCCGGCCGAGCCCCACGACATGCGGCTGGATATCCTGATCACGGAGCAGGAGACCATACGCTGGCCGCAGGAAAGCGGCGGTCCCGCTACAAACAGCACCTGA